A genomic window from Candidatus Obscuribacter sp. includes:
- a CDS encoding alpha-hydroxy-acid oxidizing protein: MRSEDQFGKFVLSVVNLYDIEAIAAKAIQAEHFDYYRSGAQDEITLQLNNSHFNEIRLRPKMLRDVSVVDTKTTLLGSNIAMPLVIAPTAFQCLAHADGERATAVAASRAGTIMTLSTLSTSSIEEVAQAAVPHRLWFQLYVYRDRKITEDLIKRAEASGYKALVLTVDSPKLGKRERDIRNNFHLPPGLSVKNLEKFLLQTLDASPDTVQNNLAHYIATLYDQSLTWQDLEWIVSMTKLPVLVKGILRGDDAILALKSGANGIIVSNHGARQLDTALSGIEALPEIVQAVRTFEGVDVSDSRAFVAANQDDSKALVMMDGGVRRGADIYKALCLGARAVLLGRPVLWGLAMDGANGVEAVLKILYDELVLTMQLSGAASLSDLTRDCVKSPF; encoded by the coding sequence ATAAGATCTGAAGACCAATTTGGGAAATTTGTTTTGTCAGTAGTAAATCTCTACGATATCGAAGCCATTGCGGCAAAAGCCATACAGGCTGAGCATTTTGACTACTACCGCTCAGGGGCGCAAGACGAGATAACGCTCCAACTCAATAACAGCCACTTTAATGAGATTCGCCTGAGACCAAAGATGCTCAGAGATGTAAGTGTGGTTGACACAAAAACCACACTCCTGGGCAGCAACATTGCTATGCCTTTGGTAATCGCGCCCACGGCCTTTCAGTGCCTGGCCCATGCAGACGGTGAGCGCGCTACAGCCGTGGCAGCCAGCCGGGCAGGCACGATTATGACCTTGAGCACGTTATCTACCAGCAGCATCGAAGAAGTGGCACAGGCAGCCGTCCCTCACCGCCTGTGGTTTCAGCTGTATGTCTACCGAGATCGCAAAATCACCGAGGACTTAATTAAGCGGGCCGAAGCCTCTGGCTATAAGGCTCTCGTTTTGACAGTGGATAGCCCCAAGTTGGGCAAAAGAGAACGCGACATTCGCAATAACTTCCATTTGCCGCCCGGTCTCAGTGTCAAAAATCTCGAAAAATTTTTGCTCCAGACTCTCGATGCCTCGCCAGATACAGTCCAGAACAACCTGGCTCACTACATCGCCACTCTCTATGACCAATCACTGACCTGGCAAGATCTGGAGTGGATTGTCTCAATGACAAAACTACCAGTTTTGGTCAAAGGCATACTGCGGGGCGATGATGCCATCCTGGCTCTTAAATCTGGCGCCAACGGCATTATCGTCTCCAATCACGGAGCAAGACAATTAGACACAGCGCTATCAGGTATAGAAGCACTGCCAGAGATAGTCCAGGCTGTGCGCACATTTGAAGGTGTCGACGTCAGTGATAGTCGTGCATTTGTAGCCGCTAACCAGGACGACAGCAAAGCACTTGTGATGATGGACGGCGGTGTGAGGAGAGGGGCAGATATCTACAAAGCTCTGTGTCTTGGAGCCAGAGCTGTTTTACTGGGTCGACCTGTGCTGTGGGGACTGGCCATGGATGGAGCAAACGGTGTAGAGGCCGTGCTCAAGATCTTGTATGACGAGCTAGTCCTGACCATGCAACTCAGTGGCGCCGCCAGTCTTAGCGACCTGACTAGAGACTGTGTCAAATCTCCATTTTAA